In Erinaceus europaeus chromosome 10, mEriEur2.1, whole genome shotgun sequence, one DNA window encodes the following:
- the LOC132540724 gene encoding lipocalin-1-like, with amino-acid sequence MAENQEFPRKKLEAVTPLTLTLLEGGNLELNCAILVDGQCHEITQMLKKTDKPGKYLAYEGHFVMSFISSHMEDHYMLYCEGVLLGKQFRQADLLGRDPEENPAALAEFKLDVKAKGFGLDIFVPKQIETCSLQRD; translated from the exons ATGGCTGAAAACCAGGAGTTTCCTAGGAAGAAGTTGGAAGCTGTGACACCCCTGACCTTGACCCTCCTGGAGGGAGGCAACCTGGAACTCAATTGTGCCATACT GGTTGATGGTCAGTGCCATGAGATTACACAGATGTTAAAGAAAACTGATAAACCAGGAAAGTATTTAGCTT ATGAAGGCCATTTTGTAATGTCATTCATTTCATCACACATGGAGGATCACTACATGCTGTACTGTGAAGGCGTACTCTTAGGGAAACAGTTCAGACAGGCGGATCTTCTGG GAAGGGATCCTGAGGAAAACCCAGCAGCTCTGGCAGAGTTCAAGCTGGATGTCAAGGCCAAGGGTTTTGGCTTGGACATCTTTGTCCCCAAGCAAATAG AGACCTGCTCCCTGCAGAGAGATTAG